Proteins encoded in a region of the Gemmatimonadota bacterium genome:
- the deoC gene encoding deoxyribose-phosphate aldolase, translated as MTSIDHRARSGRTAPEYVPRVEPPAGTFPRNPGVPLDLDWVRDLRVNRSAVERRAATIPTRRSVKSAWQAGWLLRAITLMDLTTLQGDDTDGRVRRLCAKARRPVRADLLDALGMADTPIQVAAVCVYHAFVRTAVEALAGSGIPVAAVSTGFPAGLSPFRTRLMEIEASVADGAHEIDIVITRAHVLTGNWQALYDEVRAFREACGDAHLKAILATGELGTLRDVARASAVAMMAGADFIKTSTGKEPVNATLPVGIVMARLIRDYRERTGHIVGFKPAGGIRKAKESLDWLAMMKEELGDRWLRPDLFRFGASSLLTDIERQLEHHVTGRYSANHRHPLA; from the coding sequence ATGACCAGCATCGATCACCGCGCCCGGAGCGGGCGCACCGCGCCGGAGTACGTGCCGCGCGTCGAGCCACCGGCCGGCACCTTCCCCAGGAACCCCGGGGTGCCGCTCGATCTCGATTGGGTGCGCGACCTGCGCGTCAATCGCAGCGCGGTCGAGCGCCGCGCCGCCACGATTCCCACGCGCCGTTCGGTGAAGAGTGCCTGGCAGGCGGGGTGGCTGCTGCGCGCCATCACCTTGATGGACCTCACGACGCTGCAAGGTGACGACACCGACGGGCGCGTCCGGCGGCTCTGTGCCAAGGCGCGTCGACCGGTGCGCGCCGACCTCCTCGACGCCCTCGGCATGGCCGACACCCCTATCCAGGTCGCCGCCGTCTGTGTCTACCATGCCTTCGTCCGCACCGCCGTCGAGGCACTGGCCGGCAGCGGCATCCCAGTCGCGGCGGTCTCGACCGGCTTCCCGGCGGGACTCTCCCCGTTCCGCACGCGGCTGATGGAGATCGAGGCCTCGGTGGCGGATGGCGCGCACGAAATCGACATCGTGATCACCCGCGCCCACGTGCTGACGGGCAATTGGCAGGCCCTGTACGACGAGGTCCGCGCCTTCCGCGAGGCGTGCGGCGATGCCCACCTCAAGGCGATCCTCGCCACCGGTGAACTGGGAACGTTGCGCGATGTTGCCCGCGCGTCCGCCGTGGCGATGATGGCTGGCGCCGACTTCATCAAGACGAGTACCGGCAAGGAGCCGGTGAATGCCACGCTCCCGGTCGGGATCGTGATGGCGCGCCTGATCCGCGACTACCGCGAGCGCACCGGCCACATCGTCGGCTTCAAGCCCGCGGGCGGCATCCGGAAGGCGAAGGAGTCGCTGGATTGGCTGGCGATGATGAAGGAGGAGCTCGGCGATCGCTGGCTCCGCCCGGACCTGTTCCGCTTCGGGGCGAGCTCGCTGCTGACCGACATTGAACGGCAGCTCGAGCACCACGTGACGGGACGGTACTCGGCGAATCATCGGCATCCGCTCGCCTAA
- a CDS encoding rhomboid family intramembrane serine protease, with amino-acid sequence MFPYRDDNPSILTPVVTVALIAANLAVWVVVQGLGAPERLAASVCELGLVPGDLLGRLPVGFAFPVADGISCVVEPGRPWRTVVTSMFLHGGWLHLLGNCWFLWIFGNNVEDAMGHRRFLGFYLLAGIAAALAQVAVGPGSAVPMVGASGAISGVMGAYIVLYPQVRVHTVVPLLIIFFRLTVPAWLMLGLWFVMQVVNAQFDQVGGVAVWAHIGGFVTGAVLVTLFRDPKLWARREELLAARSWGESTR; translated from the coding sequence ATGTTCCCCTACCGCGACGACAACCCCTCGATCCTCACCCCGGTGGTGACGGTGGCGCTGATCGCCGCCAATCTCGCCGTCTGGGTCGTGGTGCAAGGGCTCGGTGCCCCGGAGCGGCTGGCCGCCTCGGTGTGCGAACTGGGGCTGGTGCCAGGGGATCTGTTGGGGCGCCTGCCGGTGGGGTTCGCCTTCCCCGTGGCCGATGGGATTTCCTGTGTGGTCGAGCCAGGCCGACCGTGGCGGACGGTGGTCACGTCGATGTTCCTTCACGGCGGCTGGCTGCACCTGCTGGGCAACTGCTGGTTCCTCTGGATCTTCGGCAACAACGTCGAGGACGCCATGGGACACCGTCGCTTCCTCGGCTTCTACCTCCTCGCCGGAATCGCGGCGGCGTTGGCGCAGGTCGCGGTCGGACCGGGGAGTGCGGTGCCGATGGTCGGGGCGAGCGGCGCGATCTCCGGCGTGATGGGGGCGTACATCGTGCTCTACCCGCAGGTGCGGGTGCACACCGTGGTCCCGCTGCTGATCATCTTCTTCCGATTGACGGTCCCCGCCTGGCTGATGCTGGGGCTCTGGTTCGTGATGCAGGTGGTGAACGCGCAGTTCGACCAGGTGGGCGGCGTCGCCGTCTGGGCCCACATTGGCGGTTTCGTGACCGGCGCCGTGCTGGTCACGCTCTTTCGTGATCCGAAGCTCTGGGCCCGCCGCGAGGAACTCCTCGCCGCCCGGAGCTGGGGGGAGTCGACACGATGA
- a CDS encoding DUF418 domain-containing protein, translating to MATPLRAIDPVAASTPAAPARPEDRTMLIDALRGFALFGVCLGNILTGFAWWTPTEHAPVTSALQLPSDNAAYLLIHAFVDGKFYSIFSLLFGLGFALQLTRRSDEAGALTLYRRRLRILMVIGLLHLALFWIGDILLFYALMGMVLLRLRQLQDRQLLRWVVVLLLMPVLFALPKMISPMLTLGLPFFLPAEFVARAFGFDLNSPTLITDIFIHGDLATVMKGNLVGVWFRYGDLLDSGRPFKVLAMFLLGLLIGRHRAWEQLDAHAPLLRRVLAWGLAIGIPACLGQAWVANLPDGESLAGWGVVVDSSLYALGVVPLAMAYAAGFVLLWRHPAWQRRLALLAPTGRMALTNYLMQTLIGITLFYGIGFGLGMRLGATWFPPLALLILIAQTLCSQWWLARYRFGPMEWLWRSITYRQRQPMRI from the coding sequence GTGGCCACCCCCCTGCGTGCCATCGATCCCGTCGCTGCCAGCACCCCCGCCGCCCCGGCACGGCCCGAGGACCGGACGATGCTGATCGACGCCCTCCGCGGCTTCGCGCTCTTCGGCGTCTGTCTCGGCAATATCCTCACCGGTTTTGCATGGTGGACGCCGACCGAGCACGCCCCCGTCACCTCGGCGCTGCAGCTCCCCAGCGACAACGCGGCGTATCTCCTGATCCATGCCTTTGTCGACGGCAAGTTCTACTCGATCTTCTCGCTCCTCTTCGGGCTCGGCTTCGCGCTGCAGTTGACGCGCCGGAGCGACGAGGCTGGCGCCCTCACGCTCTACCGCCGGCGCCTGCGGATCTTGATGGTGATCGGCCTCCTCCACTTGGCGCTCTTCTGGATCGGCGACATCCTCCTCTTCTATGCGTTGATGGGGATGGTGCTGCTGCGCTTGCGACAACTCCAGGACCGCCAGTTGTTGCGCTGGGTCGTCGTGCTGCTGCTGATGCCGGTGCTGTTCGCGCTGCCCAAGATGATCAGCCCGATGTTGACGCTCGGCCTGCCGTTCTTCCTCCCCGCGGAATTCGTCGCCAGAGCATTCGGCTTCGACCTCAACTCCCCCACGCTCATCACGGACATTTTCATTCATGGCGACTTGGCGACGGTGATGAAGGGGAACCTCGTCGGCGTCTGGTTTCGCTACGGCGACCTGCTCGACTCGGGACGGCCGTTCAAGGTGCTGGCGATGTTCCTGCTCGGGCTCCTGATCGGACGGCACCGTGCCTGGGAACAGCTTGACGCGCACGCCCCACTGCTTCGGCGAGTCCTGGCGTGGGGGCTCGCGATCGGCATCCCCGCATGCCTCGGCCAGGCCTGGGTCGCGAACCTTCCCGACGGCGAGAGTCTTGCCGGGTGGGGCGTCGTCGTTGACAGCAGCCTCTACGCGCTCGGCGTCGTCCCGCTGGCCATGGCATATGCCGCCGGCTTCGTCCTCCTCTGGCGCCACCCGGCCTGGCAGCGACGTCTTGCCCTCCTCGCCCCGACTGGGCGCATGGCGCTCACCAACTACCTGATGCAGACGCTGATCGGCATCACCCTCTTCTACGGGATCGGCTTCGGACTCGGGATGCGCCTCGGGGCCACCTGGTTCCCGCCGCTCGCCCTGCTGATCCTGATCGCGCAGACGCTGTGCAGCCAATGGTGGCTGGCCCGCTACCGCTTCGGCCCGATGGAGTGGCTCTGGCGCAGCATCACCTATCGGCAGCGACAGCCGATGCGAATCTGA